One genomic segment of Tursiops truncatus isolate mTurTru1 chromosome 11, mTurTru1.mat.Y, whole genome shotgun sequence includes these proteins:
- the PPP1R1A gene encoding protein phosphatase 1 regulatory subunit 1A isoform X1, which produces MEQDHSPRKIQFTVPLLEPHLDPEAAEQIRRRRPTPATLVLTSDQSSPEVDEDRVPNPHLKSTLSMSPRQQKKVMRTTPTMKELQMMVEHHLGQQQEGEEPEGAAESTGTRESCPPGIGDTAAESWLGTSGKAHKPAESIPNTQERGSEKPSTEEPSTHRPPLDSKGASSV; this is translated from the exons ATGGAGCAAGACCACAGCCCCCGGAAGATCCAGTTCACCGTCCCGCTGCTAGAGCCGCACCTTGACCCCGAGGCGGCGGAGCAG ATCCGGAGGCgccgccccacccctgccaccctcGTGCTGACCAGTGACCAGTCATCCCCAG agGTGGATGAAGACCGGGTCCCCAACCCGCATCTCAAG TCCACTTTGTCCATGTCTCCACGGCAACAGAAGAAGGTGATGAGGACCACACCCACAATGAAAG AGCTCCAGATGATGGTCGAACATCACCTGGGGCAacagcaggagggagaggagccTGAAGGAGCCGCCGAGAGCACAGGGACACGGGAGTCCTGCCCACCTGGGATCGGAGACACAGCAGCGGAGTCGTGGCTGGGCACCTCTGGGAAAGCACACA AGCCTGCAGAATCCATCCCTAACACTCAGGAGAGGGGCAGTGAGAAACCCAGCACAGAGGAACCCTCAACCCATAGACCACCATTGGATTCCAAGGGAGCCAGTTCG GTCTGA
- the PPP1R1A gene encoding protein phosphatase 1 regulatory subunit 1A isoform X2 — MEQDHSPRKIQFTVPLLEPHLDPEAAEQIRRRRPTPATLVLTSDQSSPEVDEDRVPNPHLKKKVMRTTPTMKELQMMVEHHLGQQQEGEEPEGAAESTGTRESCPPGIGDTAAESWLGTSGKAHKPAESIPNTQERGSEKPSTEEPSTHRPPLDSKGASSV, encoded by the exons ATGGAGCAAGACCACAGCCCCCGGAAGATCCAGTTCACCGTCCCGCTGCTAGAGCCGCACCTTGACCCCGAGGCGGCGGAGCAG ATCCGGAGGCgccgccccacccctgccaccctcGTGCTGACCAGTGACCAGTCATCCCCAG agGTGGATGAAGACCGGGTCCCCAACCCGCATCTCAAG AAGAAGGTGATGAGGACCACACCCACAATGAAAG AGCTCCAGATGATGGTCGAACATCACCTGGGGCAacagcaggagggagaggagccTGAAGGAGCCGCCGAGAGCACAGGGACACGGGAGTCCTGCCCACCTGGGATCGGAGACACAGCAGCGGAGTCGTGGCTGGGCACCTCTGGGAAAGCACACA AGCCTGCAGAATCCATCCCTAACACTCAGGAGAGGGGCAGTGAGAAACCCAGCACAGAGGAACCCTCAACCCATAGACCACCATTGGATTCCAAGGGAGCCAGTTCG GTCTGA